GAGTTGAAGTGCGATGACAGCGCCCCGTATGCTCCGGCGCACTCTGGCCCGGATGAGGGAGGCACGTCCTCAGCTTCGATCTCGACGGGGGACCGTAGGAGGTGAAGTGGGAACCTTTGTCCTGGTGCATGGGGCAATGCATGGAGGTTGGTGCTGGCGTGGTGTGCGACAGCGTCTGAGCGCAGCCGGCCACGAGGTCCACACCCCCACACTCACCGGTCAGGGTGATCGGCGCCAGTCACTGACGCCCAACGTGGGCCTGGAGGCACACGTGACCGACTTGACGGATCTCCTCTGGTTCGAGGATCTGCGTGATGTCACGCTGGTCTTGCACAGCTACTCCGGGCTTCTTGCCGGGCCAGTCGCTGAGCGGGCCGGGGAGCGCCTGTCCGCTATCGTCGCCCTCGGCGCCCTCATTGCGAGGCCGGGACAGTCCATGCTCGAGAT
The sequence above is a segment of the Acidimicrobiales bacterium genome. Coding sequences within it:
- a CDS encoding alpha/beta hydrolase, with amino-acid sequence MREARPQLRSRRGTVGGEVGTFVLVHGAMHGGWCWRGVRQRLSAAGHEVHTPTLTGQGDRRQSLTPNVGLEAHVTDLTDLLWFEDLRDVTLVLHSYSGLLAGPVAERAGERLSAIVALGALIARPGQSMLEIEPPQVAARYRQSVETDGNGWLLRASPAFLAQWAVPQLLHELVGLRLTDFPLRCLSDPAVFDPSALAALPRTYVWHTDPPLANLERSRAVAQAEGWELRELRSGHDMMLEAPEETAALLEDLCEQAAGRSMS